The Salvelinus sp. IW2-2015 unplaced genomic scaffold, ASM291031v2 Un_scaffold16527, whole genome shotgun sequence region GTGCCTTCTAAATTCTCCCCCCTTCTAACAAACCTCCTCCTCCGTGTTACACCGAATCTCTGCAGGGGTCCTGGAGCTCTCGCTTCCATCTGCGATGTGTTTGCTAGACTCTGGTGTTCTCtgactccctctgtctctggagGTATAGACTGGAGGCCAGGGGGGATGTCTCTCGTTTCAGACCCAGAAGAGGCACTTCCATCTGGGCTGTCCTGGGCTCTCCCGTCAGGTCCCTTTGGCAGAGATCTGTTTCTGCATGGAGGTTTTGACATAAGTGGCTTGGGTGCGGTCAATTCAAACGGTTTGGTTATCCCCATTACCCCCATCGGCTCAGAGGATTTAGGGGGGTGCCCTATATCCTTCTCCCKCAGCTTGGAAGGGTCCTGTGTTGCAATGGACACAGTCGTCTCCAACTgctgcacccccccacccctctgtgCTGTCGAGCCCAGAGTAAAATCCAGAATGGGCTGTGAGAATTGACGTTCTGACTTGAGGATGACAGCTGAGTATATTGACAGCCTATCCCCTGAGGACAATAGCATATCCTCCTCCTGGCCTCCAGGCCCTGTCCCATGCCCTGTAGGCCTCAGCTTACAGCCTGGGCCCTCGCCTACCACTCTCCCCCACACAGGAGCACTCTGGCTAGGGTCGAGGGCAGGTGGAGGGGGCGGTGGCCCTGTAGGGTGTAGCGGTGGTTTAGCCCTCCTCTTGGGGGRAACGGGGGGAAGCGGGGGTCTGGCGTCCAGGCCAGGGGGACAGGGCAGCAACTGCCTTCCCTCCCATCTGGGAATCACAGCGGAGGTTTCGCTGGTTTCCTCTTCGTTGCCCAGTTTTTCCAATCCTGCATCCAAAAATGGAATACCGGaattcccctcttctctttctgaaTCCCTGTCTGATGATTCCAGGTCGTTGTCCCTTTCAGTCAGAACTTCCAATTGTGGATCATTATCATCATCGACacaatcaccaccatcatcatcctcaATCACTGCAACAAGCTTTCCTTTGAATATGAGCTCTGCATTATTGTGGTCCTGAGGGGTCACATAGAACCCTCTGTCTGTTTCCACTGAGGTTctggggtgttggtgtgtgttacgGTGCGCGTTAGGGTGTGTGTTAGGAGGTTGATCCGTGTCTTCTGCAGTGCTCAGTCTGYGCAGCATGGACTGGATCAGAGATATACTTCCAGAGTGACTGTCCGCCTCAGACATCTAGAGAGAGAGGATTACAGAGCGATTTTTTAtcatctgtcccaaatggcaccctttattgtgcactactattgaccagcgCCCATTCCAGATAtagtgcccatagggctctggtcaaaagtagtgcactacataagaaaTACGGTGTCATTTTGGAGGCATACAGAGTGTTGTTTCATAACCACATTTCTACAGTAATAATACACTCAGTGTCTGTCTCtcgacctgtctgtctgcctgtctgtgaccAGTGTGTGTCAAATTCAGCACAGGTCATTGATGGCATAATTGTACAGAAATCTTGACTTAGTTTTGTCAACTGCTATTCACAGCTTGGATTCACTCATGACGTCCTATATGCCCCTACAGAAGCTGTACAACAACCTGTTGATATtactacatcctctctctcagtgTAATATTAATGCATTTCAATCACTGCTTCTTCACAGTTCTTTAGAGATCCATGTATTAGACTTAAGGTTGCAAAATGTCGGTacatttccccaaattcccaggttctCTAGAAATTCCGGTTAGAATATTCCCGGAATCAGAAGGGAATCCAGAgacctccaaccaggatttcggGAAAAACCTGTCTGTATATTTCTCTTACCGctgttctgttctcttcctctgtgttttcttccctgcatcctcttctcctccagtcCTCTTTTCATTAAAAGCTTTCCTTTAAACGGCTTTccttcagtccctctctctctttttcccacgTACGTTCCTAACAAACACAAGTCTAACAGGTCCGGCCTCACTCTTCTCTCCTGACGTTTCCCTCTGGCTCTGTGTGCTcttgcaggtgtgtgtaataattcCTTAATCGAAACTGCAAAAACCAGTTCGCTCCCATTCCGTGCACATTGTCAGTGACTCAAAGTTTAAAATTGCATGCCATGCTATATTAAACACAGTTTCCAAACACTGAATGATACACGCTTTTTCTTTTAACATTTTAGATGCCAGTTTCCATTGGCTTTTGTGACTAAACTGTGTAAGGTAGATTTGGCATCAGATGTGTGCACAGGGagtgcacgcatgcacacacacacaacacacacacacacacacacacacacacacacacacacacacacacacacacacacactttgactaCTTGCCTACTCCTTCAACAAAGTAGACCAACCAGGGCCGGCTTTAGCTTATAAATTCCTACAGCCAGCAAGTGAGTGGAGTTTGCCGTTCAAGATGTGATTATAGCTGTCCTCTCTACTCAGGATATACCCCAAAATAGCCTACATGTTTGCCATTGATTtaatatacaatatttttgtgGCAATCCGAACGGTTCCATTCTATCAATAAATGCCAGTCGCTAAACCGCCTCACCCACTGGAATAAAAGTGTAGATCACtatgtacagtaggtggcggcaccgtgtaaaccccacagaagaagctGAAAAGCCTTCAACAGGAAGTTTTTTTTTTGCCATCCTCCATCGAGTTTTCAAAACTGGCTCTGATACTTGGTAGTAGCCAGTAGATCTGAGGCTGTGAGGAAAGTAGAGGATGGTGGGCTAAGGGTGAGGgagcctgagaggatccctgtgagtaagTAGGACAGTACAGAGTTACCCAAACAGTTTGTCCTTTAGTAAGGCTGGCTTCTTGGCATTGATTACGATGGTCATTAATTGTACTGCACAGTCGGAAAGGAAATCCCAGAAGATTGAATTGGTAGTAGCAGCAGAGACGTTTTTGGGTGTCAAGAGATTTTAGTGCAGAACTACAGGGGGGATGAGAAAAGGGGTTCCAGCCTCCCAGGCTGATGGCCTAGTGTAGGATCTGTCAGGGCCAAAGTAGTGGGATGGGGTTGTGGGTTTGTTGGGGATAGAGGTATAGATCTAGGGTTGGATGTTGATGCAATTTATATTTTCCCCATTTCCATTTTCCCGTTATTGCGATCAAAATGTGCAATGCACTTTCTGAACTGTGAAAGACAGCAATATGCCACACGAAGAAGAAGCCAGTAGCTTTTAGAAAGAAAACGCCACAGGCTTTTGGAGGTAAAGAACAGTTTAATTGTCTGTATTTATCACCACCCAACATTTTGAAATACTGAACAATAATACACTAGCTGCACACATtcgatatacagtgccttcagaaagtattcataccccttgactttttccacattttgttgtgttagaacctgaattcaaaatgtggaaatatatgttttttgtcaMccatctacacacaatagcccatattgacaatctgaaaacatgttttcagaaatgtttgcaaatgtgttgaaaataaaatacagaagtatctcatttacataagtattcacacccctgagtcaatactttgtaga contains the following coding sequences:
- the LOC112080844 gene encoding uncharacterized protein, whose translation is MSEADSHSGSISLIQSMLXRLSTAEDTDQPPNTHPNAHRNTHQHPRTSVETDRGFYVTPQDHNNAELIFKGKLVAVIEDDDGGDCVDDDNDPQLEVLTERDNDLESSDRDSEREEGNSGIPFLDAGLEKLGNEEETSETSAVIPRWEGRQLLPCPPGLDARPPLPPVXPKRRAKPPLHPTGPPPPPPALDPSQSAPVWGRVVGEGPGCKLRPTGHGTGPGGQEEDMLLSSGDRLSIYSAVILKSERQFSQPILDFTLGSTAQRGGGVQQLETTVSIATQDPSKLREKDIGHPPKSSEPMGVMGITKPFELTAPKPLMSKPPCRNRSLPKGPDGRAQDSPDGSASSGSETRDIPPGLQSIPPETEGVREHQSLANTSQMEARAPGPLQRFGVTRRRRFVRRGENLEGTQELWFRTL